Genomic window (Balearica regulorum gibbericeps isolate bBalReg1 chromosome Z, bBalReg1.pri, whole genome shotgun sequence):
GGTTTTCTTGCATGGAAGTTGTTAAATACTGGGGACGTGAGGCTTGAGGGGGCTCTTGGCAATGGTGCTGGTGACCGTGCCCAGCTAGGCAGCAGGTCAGGCTGCACGGGGGCTGATGCCAGCCTGTTTTGGGAATGGAAATGATGCCTGGCCCCACGCAGGGATTACCCAGGCAGAGATGCTGCGCAGCGGCAGTGTGTGGAAATGATGGAAATGAGCTCTGCCAGGTGAAAGGTGGGCAGCTGTGGTCACCAAGGGACATGGCGTTGCTCTGCTCTCTCTAGCAGAGGTAAGAATGAGGGCCTGCCCCACTCCGTTGCAAACCAGATGCAGCAAAGACCCGCAGGGCAGACAGAAAATTAGCTGCAAATATCGTCTGAACACccagcttgtttttttcccctccaaaccTGCTTGTTTATCCGCTCGTATTTCCCATGATTGGCTTAGGGGTCCTGTGTTGGGGACAGAGCTCAGCCCAATTCACTGGGGAGTTCTCTAAACTCCAACGTTTACCTTCAGGACAGATATGTGATCTTCTACCCTCCGTCTTAGTATGCCTACACATTTGCTCTTGAAGAGATCCTGCCTATAGGGTTAccacagtgcagaaaaaaacctgaactgaAGGTGGCAGCGGTTCAGGGAGAAGAATTTGGACCTGGTGTGGAGATGGCAGACTCCAGGCTGGGTTTGCTACCCCAGAGCAGAGTCCTTCTAAAGAAGGTCAGTCCCACTGCAGTCACAACAGCTCTGCTTCACAGTGATGCATGGCAGGGCGCAGAGAGGCAAATTAAACTGTCTACAGTTATGCAGAAGCCAGTCAAAGAGCTGGAAACAGAACTAAAATTATCTGAGCCCCAAATCTGTGACCTCCCATGCAGTGACACACATGGAGTGGGCTTTGAAATACCCTAACCCAAATCCAGTTGTACCTGAGGTCTGGAGTTGCCTCTGTAAaggcatatatatatgtaaaggCATGTAGAAAGGAgatatttctctcattttctcttgttcCGGTAATCCACTCGTaggctgctgctggcccagccctgctcccggTGCCTGTTCCAGCTCCTGTGGGATCTGGCCAAGCCAGGTCAGGCTGCCACAGCTTTGCCTTGTGCTCTCTGCAGGTCATGTAAGGGATGTCCACCCCGATTAATCACGAAGAACCAGAGCCCGGCTCTGCAGCACGCAGGCAGCTCTGTGCTCACCCTACCCAGCGTCaacccagctgtgctgcctgcagcctggctgaTTTGGTAAATAAACCTCTTTTCTGGGTGCAGCAAATGGTTCTCTGTCTTCACTGTGTCTTGAAAACATCAAGTAACTCAGGGTTGTTTGAAAATCCCCAGGTCAGAAGGCACACGCAGCTCTACTGCTGAACCACCCAAGGCTCAAAAACAGAGAGGATGATTTTTTAGACCCAGCTCAGCCGTTTGCCAGAACCATGTGTATTGTACACACTGCAGCTTATTTATATACAGACGGTGTCAGCTGCTCCAAGCCCAGCTGATGCCCTGGTCACCCACCTAACCCCTACacccaaacaaccccaaattTTCCATGTCTAGAGTATGAAGTCACACCAGACTGAAAAATGGGAGTCCGGTACATTTATTAAACCCCAATAAACTtcatctccccctccccaattATTTTAAGGTCCCTTTCGAACACAATGTGAAAAACACGGCGCTTCTTAGGTCAGGGTCCCCAGGAGGCACGGCAGCCAGGCCGCAGCCAGCGGGTCCGCCGCTGAATTCATTGTGTGGGGCAAGCCACCACCCACGCACAGCCTGAACGTGAAACTGCACTGGCTTGCCCCGAGAAGTGCAGTTTTGGGGTTAAAAGTTGAGAATTTTGGTTACAGCCCGTCTGGCCCTGGGCAGCCAGCGGGGGCAGCGCTGGGTACCATTCCAGTCAAGGGAGGGGGAAGCCCGAGGGGATCAGGTGAGCCCACACAGGGGTCTGCGTTGTcagggctggaggggacacCTCAGCGGGGCGCCCCTGGGGCCGTaagcccccgccccgcccggggAGACCCCCTCCACACGGCCGTGAGGGTGGGCGCCGTGCTGCCGTCAAGTACCCGCAACCACCGCAAACCCCACCTCTCCCAACACGACCTACCGTAAAGCAAAGACACGCCCGCTTGCCCAAGAGAGCTCGGCTCCGGGGGCGGCTCcgtgggcggggggggaaggcggGACGCAGCTGGCGCAGCCAATAGAAGCCTTGCACTCCTATTGTGCGGCCAATGGGGAGCGGCGCTCAGCGGCCGGCAGGGTGAGTGGCGCTGCACGTGGTGACAGTGTCCACGCGCGCGtgtgcggcggcggcggccatGGCGGTGAggcgggggcgcggggcggggggatcGGATCGGATCGGATCGGCGTCCCGAGGGGTCGGCGCCCTGATGGCCCCTGTCGCGGGGCCGCGGGACCCCGGGGCGAGCCGTGCTGTCTTCCGTTCGCAGGGCTCGGCGGACGCGGCGGGCCAGGAGCCTCCCGCCGGGGGCGCGGCGCGGAGCGCGAAGAGGGCCGCACCGGCCGGGGCCGGAGTCCTGCAGCCGGCGAAGCTGAGCCGGGCCGAGCTGTACAAGCCACCGACCAGCGAGGAGCTGAGCCAGCTGAAGGAGACAGAGGATCTCTTCCACTCCAGCCTGCTCCGCCTGCAGGTCAGCCGGGAGGCCCGCCGGCCCGAGGGGTCGCCGTTGGCCGTGCTCTGCCCTTCGGGGGGGGGCTAAGCtagggcgggcgggggggggggggggggaggccgggGAACAGCGGGGTCTGGGATCCGGAGCTTTCCAGGAGCCGCCTGGGGAAGAGACCCCAGGCCGCTGGCAGGCCCCTGTGCCCTCCTGACCCAGTAAAtcctctgcaggagctgggcatGGGGCAGGGACAGAAGTCACAGCCTTTGCAAGGCACCCAGTGTATTACTGATATTTACACTGTAATTCCTATCACCATCTTGCACCAGGCTCTTTGCTTCGTTTACACCACTAAAATTGAACACGCGCACCCCCCCAGCACATACCTGCCGTATGGTGGAAGCACAAGCATTGCATACCTTGCTGCCAATGATTTATTGCTTGTCGGCGTGAGGAAGTAACATCACCAGGTGCACCCAGCGCCTGTCTTTGACCAGGTTCTGGATGAGATGGGAGAGTTGGTTTGTGTCCTGGGAAAGCAAACCGCCTGTGTTAGGAGGAGGTCAGGGTGGTGACTAGATGGCTCCTGGTGATTGTAACATTGGTAATTTTTATAAGGAGCAGCTTTGATGTGCTGGTGTTGGTGGGACAATCTGTAGGGCCAGGTTCGTGGTATGAATCTGCACAGTCGTTTCCTGCAGATGGTATTCTGTTGTACAAAAAACCCTTTCTGAGAGCTATGCCTATGTGAATCAGGTTTTTGTGGCTGGACCTCACACAGAAGTCAGTGGGATGGAGTTGATTTCCATCCAGCATTTCACAGGAGATGACAGGAGCCCATCCAGCATTTCACAGGAGATGACAAGAGCTGCATTATTCTTCTGCCCAAGGGCTGACTAGACTGCCAGCTCTGGGCAGGGTTTGTACAGAGGCTCAGGTGTGTTCCCCAGGTCACCTGCTGCCCTCTTCACCAGGCTTGTGGTTGGTGCTGGAGGACCAGGTAAAGGGCAGAAGCAATTCCAGTGTTGCATCTACTTTTTGTGGTCCCCTTTCCCCCTACAGATCGAAGAACTTCTGAAGGAGGTGACATTGAAGGAgacaaagaagaagaagattGATGCCTTCCTCCATGAAATTAACAGCCTCCTGAGTGCCATCCCAGAGACCCCAGAAACTGAAGTATGTCccagagggatggaggaggtGGCAAGGCCCCTTTATGGAGTAGgctctgctgttgctgtgcaGGCAAAGGTCCCCATGGAGCATCTCCCTTAGGGACTGAAAGaatattactttatttcatgttagaggggagagggggatgCTCCATCTTTACACCCTGGGTGCAGATGCCTGCAGTTGTGTGGGGAGAGGCATCCAGGTCTCTGTTAGTGATGCTTAGAGCTTTTCATGTGTCCTGTCTGTTCCCAGCTCACTGACCAGGCCTGGCTCCCCGAGGGCGTGAAGGTCCCATTCCTGCAGGTGCCATTCAGTGTGAAGGGGAGGTTCCGCTTCCTGCCCCCGGCTGAGCTGAAGGTGGTGGGCAGCTACCTGCTGGGCACCTGCATTAAGCCAGAGATCAATGTGGACGTGGCGGTGACCATGCCGCGGGTGAGTCTGGCCATTCTCGCTCTCAGGTTGCCTGGGCTAAGCCCCATCCTCTCCGGTCCCCCATGGCCCCTGCCCTGTCCTCTCCATTCCTGAGTGAGGTTGTGGCATCTGGATGTTCAATGTGGTGACTCTGACAAGGAGCTGGGGAGTGCAATCTCACCACTAACTCAAATTAGATCTTTCGGCTACTTTGATTGTAGCTCTTCATGAGGgtcttccttctctctgcctgGGCTGAACCTTCCACATTGCTGGGGAGATAGACGCTGTCCCACTTTGTACCCCATTGTACTTCTGCCCCAGCTCCCAAGTCGGTGTTACAAGGAGGGTGATATTTGCAGGCTGTTACCCTACTAGACCTCCCTCCTTTTGCTGCCCAGACTTGCTCTAACAGGGTTTGAGATAAACCAATGCTCTGTTTGGCTGCGTGGCTCTGCTTTGTCTCCTGTGATCCTAGAGCCTGGCGAGCCAGCAGCAAGGTAGTGCTGACAGACTTGGAGCTCCTTGGGGCTGTAGCCGTGTGTCTCAGAGAGGGCTGCCTGTGGGGCTGGGTGGAATGGTGGGTGGTGTAGTGCCTCCGGCTGAactgggctctgcaggcaggtgAGGTGTGATTGCCCTGTCCCTCTCTTCCCAGGAAATCTTCCAAGACAAAGATAACCTGAATCAGCGCTACCACCGGAAGAGAGCTCTGTACCTGGCCCACATTGCCCAGCACTTCTCCAAGGAGAAGCTCTTTGGCAGCATGAAGTTTGCCTACATGAACAGCAACCATCTCAAGCCCATCCTGCTCCTGAGGCCTCAAGGTGGCACTTGAGCCTTGCTCTGGTCGGGGGTGTGAGTGGGTACTGGCATTAGGTGGATGGTGGTGTGGGGGTCTCAGACCATGTAACAAGCCCTTTGGAGAGGAGTCAGTCGTGGGGCTGTCATCACAATTGGTAATAAATTTTGGAGCTTCGATGCTCCCAGTTGTACTCTCCCTCCATACAGAGCCTAGTCCTCAAGGTCTCTTCCCCTTCCAGTCCCCCCTCTGCAGCTTGGCTGGGCTCCCTGGCCTTGATCTTGCTAGCTCTCCCACCCTGTAGGTACTTCAGGGAGTAAAGCAGACCCTACAAAATCATGTCTGTGTCTAGTGCTGTccttcttccctgctctccccagccttGCTCCCTGCCATCCTCTTGccttccccaggcagctggggagccTGGCTTTTCTCTGAGATGACATGGGATGCGTGGGCTGCTGCGTGCTGCTTGTTTCTGCAGACCCCAGGTGATAGCAGATTTGGGTCTGGGACAGGCAGTGGCATGGTGAGGCCAGGGCAGGCAAGGGAGTGCTGGGATACCAGACTGGCCGGTGGGATGAAGATGACACTTGAACATGTGCAACGTTACCTCTGGGTTATTGTTGGCTCTGGGATGTGGTCACTCTCTGCTCTGAGATGATTTCCACTGTTGCTGAGCTTTGCCGGAAAGGagcttcttcctttccccaagCTGGGGACACTCCCTGTTTTCTCGAGTTAATTTCTGACTAACCACCTCTAACAGTTaatctcttcctcctgcacATTTCCCCCCTGGTGCTTACAGGCAAGGATGAGAAGATGGTCACCGTCCGACTCCATGCCTGTCCTGCCCCGGGTCTCTTCAAACCCAGCCGCTTCTATCCCAGCAAGAACAATGTGCGGACAGCCTGGTTCATGGAGCAGAGCACCCCCAAAGAAGGTAGGGTCTGGCACTGGGGGAACATAAGGCCGCTCGGTTCAGCCAGAAACTGCACCCAGTGCCCGGATGTGGGTTTGCTGCAGCCCTTTTCTGTGAACAGGAGGTTTGTGGTTGGGTCCAATGTCCTGTTGTCTCCCTACACAGGAGCCCCCGAGCCCCCGACCCCGCACTACAACAACTCCATCCTCTGTGACACGGTGCTGCTGTCCCACCTGCACTTCTTGTCTAGCACAGCCACCGACTTCCCGGGCATGAAGGATGGCCTGGCTCTTCTCAAAGTTTGGCTGAATCAGCGGCAGCTCAGCAAGGTATGTCTTGTGCCAGGGGACAGGGATGGCTCTGCTTGCTTGGCTAACCTGCCTTTGGCCTGCTCTCCCTTCCTAGGGGTGGAAGGGTGGTGGTTTGGTCCTGATGAGTGGTATGGTGAGCTTGTGACTCTCATTTGAGCTGTGTTACGTTTCAAGGAGCTCCATCCTACCCTTGCAACGAGTCTGTGTGTACCGGACAATCGTGCTTCCCTGAGATCCCTGGAATGAAATTCATTCCATTTCCCAAAGAACTTTAGGGTATTGCCTTCCTGCATGGGGATCCGTGTCTCTGCTCATTGTACAGGGCTCTGCCTCAATGTCTTTCTGGCAGGCTTGGGGGCTGCCCTGCTCATTCTGACAGAGGCCAGAAGCAGTCATGTGGGGTGTCCACCAGGGCTCATGGTGCGTTGTTGAGCCCTTGTTGACTCAGCCCTGTATTTTCCTAGGGTTTGGGGTGCTTCAGTGGCTTCTTGGTCTCCATGCTGGTTGCCTACCTGCTGATGAAACGCAAGATTGTCAAGATGATGAGTGGGTACCAGGTGCTGAGGAGCACCCTGCAGTTCCTGGGTGAGTTTCCAAGGGCCTCTCtgggcagggaaaggctggTGTCAGCAGAGGCTCTGCATGAAGCTTGAACATGGTGGGGGAGGAGCGAATTgtggcttttctctctctgatgcTGAGACCCTGAGGATGGGATGGACAGGAGGGgtgaggcagcagagcagggctgggtggaGCAGCTTGCAGAGAGGTGGGTAGCTCCCATCACAAGGTGGAGGCCAGCGTTGCGTTCTAGCACTGTTAATGTGAGACCGTGGTGGTATTGGCACACAGCTGTACCACTGTCACCGGTGGAGGAGATGTGGATGGTGGTGTGACTTGTTCCTTCCTGTCTGCCCACAGCCAGCACAGACCTGAGCGTGACGGGCATCAGCCTAGCGAAGGATGTGGATGCCTCCCTGGTAAGCAACCCTCTGGGGTGTCTGGCTatgctgccagcactgctggggcagggatgtGCCTGTTAAGGACGTTGGATGGCAATGAGGTGGTGGTGCCCTGgtgtctgtgctgcactgtGGCACTAAGGACTGTGTTTGCTCTTCCAGCCTGTCCTGGATGACTTCCACCAGGCGTTTGAAGTGGTCTTTGTGGATCCCTCTGGGCTGGTGAACCTCTGCGCTGATATGACTGCCAGCAAATACCACCAGGTAACAAACAGGTTGTGATGGCATCCTGAAATGCTGTCTTAGGAGTGAGCTGAGGCAGGCAGAGGGTGGTTAGATGTCTTGGAGGAGGATGTTGGCAATGGGGAGGGggttcactgtttctttttaagcttttaatgTCCATCTCCAGCTCTGAAGCTTAGAGGTGAATTTTAAGACTTGGATGTACTGCTGCCTTAGCTCTCTTGCTCAAATGATGGAggaaagttgttttctttctggggTACCTTTGGGTGAACCCAAGCTGGTGTTTGGCAGAAGTAACTGTTttggagcaggaaaaaagccaCGTTGAAGGCAGGGATATCAAGGAGGGATTGTCTGGCCAGCAGCGACAGCTGTTGGTGACTTGGCTTCACGCTGAGGTCAGAGGCTGTCTGGAATCAGGGTCTGCTGGTGACCATGGAGCTGGGGTGGCCATGGCTGATGGTGGAGCATTGGTGACTACTGCTGGAGGgatttgctttccttctcccctcctaTTCATGCTCTTGCTCTGTCTTGTCTCCTTGCTCAGATCCAGTTTGAAGCCAAGCGCTCAATGGAAATTTTGGATGATCGAATGGTGGATGGCTTTCAGGTGCTGCTCATGACTGCGAAGCCCATGCTCAGAACCTTTGACCATGTCTTCCAGTGAGTCTCGCTCTACTGTTGGGGTAATGCTGAGGATCCTGTTCAGAGAGGAGTGGGCTGCTTCTGGCTTTGGACTGGGGTGGATTTGGACCTGTCTGGTGGGAGGTAGCCCTGCTAACTGTGAGATAGACACTGGTGCCTGTTGCATTGGCTATTCTGCATTTACTGTCTAGATAGCCTCCCAGGTGGAGAGCAATGCTTTGGCCTTTGGGAACGATGACTGTCCCAAGGACCAGCATGTCCTATGGTGCATCCTGAGATGCCAaagtgctgtgctgcttcttgtAGCTCCCATCCTGGGCCATGACCCTCTACTCCCCACTTCATCCATAGAAtcagaattatagaatggtttgggttggaagggacctcaaagatcatctagttccaaccccctgccatgggcagggacaccctccactagaccaggttgcccaaagacccatatgacctggccttaaacacttccaggggcGGGGCCTCCTCAGCctcctgggcaacctgttccagtgcctcaccaccctcacaggaaagaatttctttctaacatctaatctaaatcgaccttccttcagcttgaacccattaccccttgtgctgtcactacactccctgataaacagtccctctccagctttcctgtaggccccttcaggtactggaacgctgcaataaggtctccctggcgccttcttttcttcaggctgaacaatcccaactctctcagcctgtccttataggagaggtgctcttGCCCTCTGATCCATCCTCtagcatctctctctctcagaaaGGATTTGGTGGCAGAGGTGGGTGACCAgcttctctcctccttctgtAGCCTGAAGCATGTTTCCAAGCTGCAGGGTGCCTGCAAGAAGATGCAGCTGCTGAATGAGCTGATGGATCGGGGTGGGAACTACGTGGCTGCGGCCCTTCCCTTTGTTGTCTCGCTGCTGACCCGTGGGCTGGCTGGGAGAGCCCTGCTCGTGGCTCACTCCTTGCCCCAGATCCCTGAGGTAATACAGTTTGTCAATGACACTGCATCCTTTGCAGCACGTGGGGTCTTATGTGTCCCTCCTGGAACTGCTGGGCATGGGGAGGAGATATTTGCTCATTGGAGAAAGATTCAGACCTGTCCCCTTTGTGGGGGATACAGAACCTGAGGCCCTGCATTGGGGTGACGGGTGCAGCTGGGAGGCTTGGTCTGGGCAGAATTCCTGGCTCAGTAATGGGGCACGGTGAAGacaactgtttttttcattggaCCTATTAAATGAGGTTTTCCCTGTCTGTGTTCATCTGGGCACCTAAAAGCACGTAGCGGGAGCTTCTTCCAGCAGCCCAATATCCCAGCAGCCGCTGCTCCAGCAACCTCGTCTCTCCATGTGCTTCATGTTCCCGGTTTTCTTACAGTGGTCGATTGATGCTGAGCCCCCAAAACACAAGGATGTCGGGTCCCTGATGTTTGGGCTCCTGTTTGTCCCTGAGTTTGCTGCCAGCATGCTGGAGAAGGGACCACAGGCTGATCACCCTGAGGTGAGGGGAGCCCTGCTTGTGCTGAGTGGGGTGGAGCAGAGCTAGTGCCATGCTGTGGTTGCAGATGGCTGGCTGACGGTTATAGGAGTGGTTCCGCTGGTCCCAGCGGTGACC
Coding sequences:
- the NOL6 gene encoding nucleolar protein 6 isoform X1 is translated as MAPVAGPRDPGASRAVFRSQGSADAAGQEPPAGGAARSAKRAAPAGAGVLQPAKLSRAELYKPPTSEELSQLKETEDLFHSSLLRLQIEELLKEVTLKETKKKKIDAFLHEINSLLSAIPETPETELTDQAWLPEGVKVPFLQVPFSVKGRFRFLPPAELKVVGSYLLGTCIKPEINVDVAVTMPREIFQDKDNLNQRYHRKRALYLAHIAQHFSKEKLFGSMKFAYMNSNHLKPILLLRPQGKDEKMVTVRLHACPAPGLFKPSRFYPSKNNVRTAWFMEQSTPKEGAPEPPTPHYNNSILCDTVLLSHLHFLSSTATDFPGMKDGLALLKVWLNQRQLSKGLGCFSGFLVSMLVAYLLMKRKIVKMMSGYQVLRSTLQFLASTDLSVTGISLAKDVDASLPVLDDFHQAFEVVFVDPSGLVNLCADMTASKYHQIQFEAKRSMEILDDRMVDGFQVLLMTAKPMLRTFDHVFHLKHVSKLQGACKKMQLLNELMDRGGNYVAAALPFVVSLLTRGLAGRALLVAHSLPQIPEWSIDAEPPKHKDVGSLMFGLLFVPEFAASMLEKGPQADHPEALDFRTFWGEKSELRRFQDGSICEAVVWEADTIYQKRLIPEQIVRHLLKLHADIPESSICYTGALLESVIRTGQEAFGTGEEAMVNIVCSYDDLSRKLWNLKGLPLTVTAVQGVHPALRYTDVFPPIPMKPIYSFHTRIRTKRLLLPSEEKPCPAYIAPLKIICHMEGSGQWPQDKEAIKRIKAAFHLQLAELLQQQHQLVCRPAATHTDVYKDGYVFRLQVAYHREPLILKEVVTPEGMLKYQDTEESRQLELETLHLPYLTSSLHGLQQQHPVFSSTCRLAKRWVSAQLLSNNISEECVDLLVAFLFVHPAPFTPPSSPQVGFLRFLDLLATFDWKNNPLIINLNAGLTDADCTEIKNKFLAARSHLPVMFIATPKDQWSSMWTQGQPSAQILHRLLVLASESLRALEEQLMDPLNSQDVKMVFRPPLDFYDVLIHLNPNQIPRHLESVDRPLKSFSRGVVKNSTALKILFPVVDYDPVQCYLQELRDAFSDLALFFYDKHGGEVIAVLWKPLSFQPQPFKVSSMKGRMVTTLKNELVCVPNVEAILEDFEVLGEGLVKSVEARTEKWTI